One Halalkalicoccus tibetensis genomic region harbors:
- a CDS encoding antitoxin VapB family protein: MGETEYRNVRLTEEAYRRLESRKRDGESFSDTVERIAGERSLLDLSGVLTDEEAAEMREAIDGSEDRSRERLDRLTDRMDP, encoded by the coding sequence ATGGGCGAGACGGAGTACCGGAACGTCCGGCTCACCGAGGAGGCCTACCGGCGTCTCGAGAGCCGGAAACGGGACGGCGAGTCGTTCTCTGATACCGTCGAGCGGATCGCCGGCGAGCGCTCCTTGCTGGATCTGTCGGGGGTCCTCACCGACGAGGAGGCTGCGGAGATGCGCGAGGCGATCGACGGGAGCGAGGACCGTTCCCGGGAACGTCTCGACCGGCTGACGGACCGGATGGACCCGTGA
- a CDS encoding GTP-dependent dephospho-CoA kinase family protein, producing MGDSEVVLTLPDELRGAFKDPMGPVETDAEVLSGDVSGPLIAVGDVVSYHFERIGHTPDVAVVDGLTERDAVEPEVADVLETSSARRITATNPAATLSESMLRALREALGSEEPVAIDVDGEEDLVVLPALVLAPEGASVVYGQPGEGMVHVEVDEGTKERARGLLERMGGDHERLWELLDG from the coding sequence ATGGGCGACAGCGAGGTCGTCCTCACGCTGCCCGACGAGCTCCGCGGGGCGTTCAAGGACCCGATGGGGCCGGTCGAGACCGACGCCGAGGTGCTCTCGGGCGACGTCTCGGGACCCCTGATCGCCGTCGGCGACGTCGTCTCCTACCACTTCGAGCGGATCGGCCACACCCCCGACGTCGCCGTCGTCGACGGGCTGACCGAGCGCGACGCTGTCGAGCCCGAGGTCGCGGACGTCCTCGAGACCAGCAGCGCCCGCCGGATCACCGCGACGAACCCGGCCGCGACCCTCTCCGAGTCGATGCTCCGGGCGCTCCGGGAGGCGCTCGGGAGCGAGGAGCCCGTCGCGATCGACGTCGACGGCGAGGAGGACCTCGTGGTTCTGCCCGCGCTCGTCCTCGCGCCCGAGGGCGCGAGCGTCGTCTACGGCCAGCCCGGCGAGGGGATGGTCCACGTAGAGGTCGACGAGGGGACGAAGGAGCGTGCGCGCGGGCTGTTGGAGCGCATGGGCGGCGACCACGAGCGGCTGTGGGAGCTTCTGGACGGGTAG
- the spt4 gene encoding transcription elongation factor subunit Spt4, with product MARDRQVCRDCHRVVEPDTNACPSCGSTSFTDDWAGYVVISHPEDSDIASEMQVTEPGEYALKVR from the coding sequence ATGGCCCGCGACCGCCAGGTCTGTCGGGACTGTCACCGCGTCGTCGAGCCCGACACCAACGCCTGTCCCTCCTGCGGGTCGACCTCCTTCACCGACGACTGGGCGGGCTACGTGGTGATTTCCCACCCCGAGGACAGCGATATCGCGAGCGAGATGCAGGTCACCGAGCCCGGCGAGTACGCGCTCAAGGTCCGCTGA
- a CDS encoding DNA-directed RNA polymerase yields MYKRVTLTDTVEVPPERLADVSTDMVRKLLQDKLEGRMDEDVGSVVSVVSVNDIGEGAVLPNRPGVYYEAEFDAVTFDPNMQEVIDGTVVEVVEFGAFVGIGPVDGLLHVSQISDEYLSYDAENQQLASNESNRTLGVDDAVRARIVTKSIDERNPRDSKIGLTAKQPGLGKHGWLAEEHEGRQQAAGDD; encoded by the coding sequence ATGTATAAACGGGTCACACTCACGGACACGGTCGAGGTGCCGCCCGAGCGGCTCGCGGACGTCTCGACGGACATGGTACGCAAGCTGCTCCAGGACAAGCTCGAGGGACGAATGGACGAGGACGTCGGCAGCGTCGTCTCGGTCGTCTCGGTCAACGACATCGGCGAGGGGGCGGTCCTCCCGAACCGGCCGGGCGTCTACTACGAGGCGGAGTTCGACGCCGTCACGTTCGATCCCAACATGCAGGAGGTCATCGACGGGACGGTCGTCGAGGTCGTGGAGTTCGGCGCGTTCGTCGGGATCGGCCCCGTCGACGGGCTGCTGCACGTCTCACAGATCTCCGACGAGTACCTCTCCTACGACGCGGAGAACCAGCAGCTCGCTTCCAACGAGTCGAACCGCACCCTCGGGGTCGACGACGCCGTACGCGCGCGGATCGTCACCAAGAGCATCGACGAACGCAACCCCCGGGACTCGAAGATCGGGCTGACCGCGAAACAGCCCGGACTCGGGAAACACGGCTGGCTCGCCGAGGAGCACGAGGGACGCCAGCAGGCGGCGGGTGACGACTAG
- a CDS encoding DUF188 domain-containing protein → MDTNALMMPVECDLRVFEEVERLLPEAELVVPDAVRRELRNLAGGASEEAVAASVGLDLAERCRPIAVESGESHADDAIVSLARAGECDYVVTNDGPLRERLHDAGVPVIGLRGRNELAVTQP, encoded by the coding sequence ATGGACACCAACGCCCTGATGATGCCGGTCGAATGCGACCTGCGGGTGTTCGAGGAGGTCGAGCGCCTGCTTCCCGAGGCGGAGCTCGTCGTTCCCGACGCCGTTCGTCGGGAGCTGCGGAACCTCGCCGGCGGGGCGAGCGAGGAGGCGGTCGCCGCCTCGGTCGGGTTGGACCTCGCGGAGCGCTGTCGGCCGATCGCGGTCGAGAGCGGGGAGTCACACGCTGACGACGCCATCGTCTCGCTCGCGCGGGCGGGCGAGTGCGACTACGTGGTCACGAACGACGGTCCGCTGCGCGAGCGCCTGCACGACGCCGGCGTTCCAGTAATTGGTTTAAGGGGCCGGAACGAACTCGCAGTCACTCAGCCATAA
- a CDS encoding translation initiation factor IF-2 subunit gamma: MEATLARDQQQPEVNIGLVGHVDHGKTTLVQALSGSWTDQHSEEMKRGISIRLGYADATFRRCPGVEEPDCYTVEETCPDGSESEVVRTVSFVDAPGHETLMATMLSGASIMDGAVLVVSATEDVPQPQTEEHLMALDIIGIENVVVAQNKVDLVDREQAQRSYEQIKEFVSGTVAEDAPIVPISAQQEVNIDYLMGAIEEEIPTPERDPEADPRLHVARSFDINRPGTTWEGLTGGVIGGSLVSGHLEVGDELEVRPGREVEEGGQSEWQPIHTDVRSIQAGGEDVDRAVPGGLLGVGTGLDPSLTKGDALAGQIAGIPGTLPPTWESFTMDVDLLERVVGADEGETVDPISTGEPLMMTIGTATTVGAVTSAREGECEVSLKRPVCAPVGAQIAMNRRVGTRWRLIGIGTLKE, encoded by the coding sequence ATGGAGGCAACCCTAGCGAGAGACCAACAGCAACCGGAGGTGAACATCGGACTGGTCGGCCACGTCGATCACGGCAAGACGACGCTGGTACAGGCCCTCTCGGGCTCGTGGACCGACCAGCACTCCGAGGAGATGAAACGCGGGATCTCCATCCGTCTGGGCTACGCGGACGCGACGTTCCGGCGCTGTCCGGGCGTCGAGGAGCCCGACTGCTACACCGTCGAGGAGACCTGCCCCGACGGCTCGGAGAGCGAGGTCGTCCGCACGGTCTCGTTCGTCGACGCACCGGGCCACGAGACGCTGATGGCGACGATGCTTTCGGGGGCCTCGATCATGGACGGCGCCGTCCTCGTAGTCAGCGCGACCGAGGACGTCCCCCAACCCCAGACCGAGGAGCACCTGATGGCGCTCGACATCATCGGGATCGAGAACGTCGTCGTCGCCCAGAACAAGGTCGACCTGGTCGACCGCGAGCAGGCCCAGCGAAGCTACGAACAGATCAAGGAGTTCGTCTCCGGCACCGTCGCCGAGGACGCCCCGATCGTCCCGATCAGCGCCCAGCAGGAGGTCAACATCGACTACCTCATGGGCGCCATCGAGGAGGAGATCCCCACGCCCGAGCGCGACCCCGAGGCCGACCCGCGACTGCACGTCGCGCGCAGCTTCGACATCAACCGCCCAGGGACGACCTGGGAGGGGCTGACCGGCGGCGTGATCGGCGGGAGCCTCGTCTCGGGCCATCTGGAGGTCGGCGACGAGCTCGAGGTCCGACCGGGCCGCGAGGTCGAGGAGGGCGGCCAGTCGGAGTGGCAGCCCATCCACACGGACGTCCGTTCGATCCAGGCCGGCGGCGAGGACGTCGACCGGGCGGTGCCGGGCGGCCTGCTGGGCGTCGGCACCGGGCTCGACCCCAGCCTGACGAAGGGCGACGCGCTGGCGGGCCAGATCGCCGGGATCCCGGGGACGCTGCCGCCGACCTGGGAGTCGTTCACGATGGACGTCGACCTGCTCGAGCGGGTCGTCGGCGCCGACGAGGGCGAGACCGTCGATCCGATCTCCACGGGCGAGCCCCTGATGATGACGATCGGCACCGCCACCACGGTCGGCGCGGTCACGAGCGCCCGCGAGGGCGAGTGCGAGGTCTCGCTCAAGCGGCCGGTCTGTGCGCCCGTCGGCGCGCAGATCGCGATGAACCGCAGAGTCGGCACGCGCTGGCGGCTCATCGGGATCGGTACCCTGAAGGAGTAG
- a CDS encoding carboxypeptidase-like regulatory domain-containing protein has protein sequence MERERTSRRGFVALAGTTAGAALAGCTGGGGGTDPGEVEEEPADGGETREIEGANVFIEVVDGNEVAVPGATVTVDGGTYDDEEFETDPEGTVVLQGVEPGEYTVTASNDEGEDEAAFSIEAGEDREISLELPAEPEDEPDEIGNG, from the coding sequence ATGGAACGGGAACGGACGAGCCGACGAGGGTTCGTCGCGCTCGCCGGCACGACCGCCGGCGCCGCGCTCGCCGGCTGTACGGGCGGCGGGGGCGGCACCGACCCCGGCGAGGTCGAGGAGGAGCCCGCCGACGGGGGCGAAACCCGGGAGATCGAGGGGGCCAACGTCTTCATCGAGGTCGTCGACGGGAACGAGGTGGCCGTTCCGGGTGCCACCGTGACGGTCGACGGCGGCACGTACGACGACGAGGAGTTCGAGACCGATCCCGAGGGAACCGTCGTCCTCCAGGGGGTCGAACCCGGCGAGTACACCGTCACGGCGAGCAACGACGAGGGCGAGGACGAGGCGGCGTTCTCGATCGAGGCAGGCGAGGACAGGGAGATCTCCCTCGAACTGCCGGCCGAACCGGAGGACGAGCCCGACGAGATCGGGAACGGGTGA